Proteins encoded by one window of Salvia splendens isolate huo1 chromosome 14, SspV2, whole genome shotgun sequence:
- the LOC121763986 gene encoding rubredoxin-like → MMIMSSSSTTRPSSSTLFTISAPSPPPPSPPRLLFITPTAFPKLLRRPKIITSIKSIDVSKEDKDPPAPTEDKEPEPESNLDARRFEEKFAVVNTGIYECRSCGYKYSESAGDPSYPIPPGLPFEKLPEDWRCPTCGASQSFFESKRMEIAGFEQNQQFGLGGNALTSGQKLLLIYGGLLLGFALFLSGYFLQ, encoded by the coding sequence ATGATGATAATGTCTTCTTCCTCTACCACCAGACCTTCTTCCTCCACACTCTTCACCATCTCCGCCCCTTCTCCACCCCCACCGTCGCCGCCGCGGCTGCTCTTCATTACTCCCACCGCATTTCCCAAGCTTCTCCGCCGTCCCAAAATTATCACATCCATCAAATCTATCGACGTCTCCAAAGAAGACAAGGATCCGCCGGCCCCGACCGAGGAtaaggaaccggaaccggaatcgAATCTCGACGCGAGACGGTTCGAGGAGAAATTCGCGGTCGTGAACACGGGAATCTACGAGTGCAGATCCTGCGGGTATAAATATAGCGAGAGCGCGGGAGACCCGTCGTACCCAATTCCGCCGGGGCTGCCCTTCGAGAAGCTTCCAGAAGATTGGAGGTGCCCGACGTGCGGCGCGTCGCAGAGCTTCTTTGAGAGTAAGAGAATGGAGATTGCGGGGTTCGAGCAGAATCAGCAGTTTGGATTGGGAGGGAACGCGCTGACGTCTGGCCAGAAACTTCTGCTCATCTATGGGGGTTTGCTTTTGGGGTTTGCTCTCTTCTTGTCTGGATATTTTCTCCAATGA